The Christiangramia flava JLT2011 genome has a segment encoding these proteins:
- a CDS encoding aldo/keto reductase, which produces MNYRKLGNSGFKVSEIGLGCWQLGADWGQQVAEEQAQEILKTAGTNEISFYDTADVYGNGRSEKILGTFFGGSDQVKIATKFGRGGDVFPDSYSEAALRKAVAASCERLQVDQLDLLQLHCIPEEELRKGSIFDWLRSLKEEGKIANFGASVESEQEGLLCLEQEGITSLQIIFNIFRQKMEEKLLPAAAEKGVGIIVRLPLASGLLTGKFDQSTKFASDDHRNFNRNGEQFNVGETFAGLPFEKGVELAEKLKALCPPEISLTELSLRWILDHPEVSSIIPGASSARHIAANAEASEIEPLSQELKDQISRFYQEEVHEHIRGKY; this is translated from the coding sequence ATGAACTATCGAAAATTAGGAAATAGCGGTTTCAAAGTGAGCGAAATTGGTCTTGGCTGCTGGCAGCTGGGAGCCGACTGGGGCCAGCAGGTTGCTGAGGAACAAGCCCAGGAAATCCTGAAAACCGCAGGCACAAACGAGATCAGCTTTTATGACACGGCAGATGTCTACGGAAATGGCCGCAGTGAAAAAATCCTGGGGACATTTTTCGGCGGCAGTGACCAGGTCAAGATCGCCACCAAATTTGGCCGTGGCGGCGATGTGTTCCCGGATTCTTATTCCGAAGCGGCTTTGCGAAAAGCGGTGGCTGCTTCCTGCGAACGGCTTCAGGTAGACCAACTCGATCTGCTTCAGCTACACTGTATTCCTGAAGAAGAATTGCGAAAAGGCTCGATTTTCGACTGGCTTCGAAGCCTGAAAGAAGAAGGTAAAATCGCCAATTTTGGTGCGAGTGTGGAAAGCGAGCAAGAAGGACTTTTATGCCTGGAGCAGGAAGGCATCACTTCGCTGCAGATCATTTTCAATATTTTCAGGCAAAAAATGGAAGAAAAACTGCTGCCTGCCGCGGCGGAGAAAGGAGTAGGAATTATTGTAAGGCTCCCACTTGCCAGCGGGTTGCTGACCGGTAAATTTGATCAATCTACCAAATTTGCTTCCGATGACCACCGCAACTTTAACCGGAACGGCGAGCAGTTCAACGTAGGAGAAACCTTTGCAGGTCTGCCTTTTGAAAAAGGTGTGGAACTCGCTGAAAAACTTAAAGCCCTCTGCCCACCGGAAATCAGTCTTACCGAACTTTCCCTACGATGGATCCTCGATCACCCGGAAGTGAGCAGCATTATCCCAGGAGCCAGCTCTGCAAGGCACATTGCGGCCAACGCCGAAGCTTCTGAAATCGAACCACTTTCGCAGGAGCTGAAAGACCAGATTTCCAGATTCTACCAGGAAGAGGTTCACGAGCATATTCGCGGAAAATATTAA